One window of Medicago truncatula cultivar Jemalong A17 chromosome 2, MtrunA17r5.0-ANR, whole genome shotgun sequence genomic DNA carries:
- the LOC11443574 gene encoding agamous-like MADS-box protein AGL80: MADKNMKVDYIADDLKRKTTFNKRKHGITKKINEITTLCGIDACGIIYDENNDGATVYPSKKGVQMVLDKFKSFPESEQRKGMLDHEGFLSQSIMKSKEKLKKLKGKSKKKKMNDLLGEFIYTGEFDGNVSESDLEDLSSLIGDYRKEIDERIESSQT; this comes from the exons ATGGctgataaaaatatgaaagtgGACTACATAGCTGATGACTTGAAGAGGAAGACAACATTCAACAAAAGGAAGCATG GTATAACTAAGAAGATTAATGAAATCACCACCCTCTGTGGAATTGATGCATGTGGTATAATCTATGATGAAAACAATGATGGAGCAACAGTTTATCCATCAAAAAAAGGAGTCCAAATGGTGTTGGACAAGTTTAAGAGTTTTCCTGAATCGGAACAAAGAAAAGGAATGCTGGATCATGAGGGCTTTTTGAGCCAATCCATAATGAAATCCAAAGAGAAGTTAAAGAAACTAAAGGGCAAgtccaagaagaagaaaatgaatgatcTACTTGGTGAATTCATTTATACGGGTGAATTTGATGGAAATGTGAGCGAGAGTGATCTCGAAGATCTATCGTCGCTTATTGGTGATTACCGAAAAGAAATCGACGAGAGGATCGAATCAAGTCAAACCTGA